The Henckelia pumila isolate YLH828 chromosome 2, ASM3356847v2, whole genome shotgun sequence genome includes a window with the following:
- the LOC140884811 gene encoding uncharacterized protein isoform X1, whose translation MENRVIFGCDSDLNERESVMVLALGLQDFLLRARVLKLYRHALRIAGRAPHDSRDELRQFIRQEMEHNRSCKDKQRIRFLISDGLERLKRLHETLDMQGR comes from the exons ATGGAGAATAGGGTGATTTTTGGGTGTGATTCTGACTTGAATGAAAGAGAATCGGTAATGGTTCTCGCGTTAGGTTTGCAGGATTTTCTGCTCCGGGCTAGGGTTTTGAAGCTGTACAGGCATGCTCTCAGGATTGCTGGGAGAGCCCCCCATGATTCAAGAG ATGAATTGAGGCAGTTTATTAGACAAGAAATGGAACACAACAGGTCCTGCAAAGACAAGCAGAGGATTAGATTTTTGATTAGCGACGGATTAGAGAGATTGAAGCGGCTCCATGAGACGCTCGATATGCAAGGCCGGTGA
- the LOC140884811 gene encoding uncharacterized protein isoform X2 — protein sequence MVLALGLQDFLLRARVLKLYRHALRIAGRAPHDSRDELRQFIRQEMEHNRSCKDKQRIRFLISDGLERLKRLHETLDMQGR from the exons ATGGTTCTCGCGTTAGGTTTGCAGGATTTTCTGCTCCGGGCTAGGGTTTTGAAGCTGTACAGGCATGCTCTCAGGATTGCTGGGAGAGCCCCCCATGATTCAAGAG ATGAATTGAGGCAGTTTATTAGACAAGAAATGGAACACAACAGGTCCTGCAAAGACAAGCAGAGGATTAGATTTTTGATTAGCGACGGATTAGAGAGATTGAAGCGGCTCCATGAGACGCTCGATATGCAAGGCCGGTGA